In the genome of Curtobacterium sp. MCLR17_036, the window GCACCGGTCCGGTCATCGTGGCCTGGCTGCGCGAGCGCTCCTTCACCGTCGACGAACCCGTCATCGTGCCGGACGGGGGTGGCATCGCCGAGACCGTCTCCGCGGCGCTCGACGCCGGTGCCCGCATCGTCGTCACGACCGGGGGCACCGGGGTCACGCCGACCGACCGGACACCCGAGGCCGTCGCGCCGCTGCTCGACCTCGAGCTGCCCGGCATCATCGAGGAGATCCGTCGTCGGGGACTCGACGGCGCCGGCCCGACGGCGCTGCTCACCCGCGGGGTCGCCGGCATCAGCAGCGGTGGCGCGCTGGTCGTGACGCTGCCCGGGTCGCGCGGCGGGGTCGCCGACGGGCTCGCGGTGCTCGACGGCGTCCACGAGCACGCGCTCGCGCAGGTGCACGGTGCAGGGCACGCGCCGCGGAGCGCGTCGTGAGCGCCGCCC includes:
- a CDS encoding molybdopterin-binding protein; protein product: MTGEPTRGRAAVVVVSTQAAADPALDRTGPVIVAWLRERSFTVDEPVIVPDGGGIAETVSAALDAGARIVVTTGGTGVTPTDRTPEAVAPLLDLELPGIIEEIRRRGLDGAGPTALLTRGVAGISSGGALVVTLPGSRGGVADGLAVLDGVHEHALAQVHGAGHAPRSAS